From the genome of bacterium:
CGCGGTCATGAGGCCCCCCCGCCGCCGACGCGGCAGATGGAGAACCGGTACTTGCCGTTGGGCTCGCTCGGAATGCGCTCGAGGTAGCGCAACTCCACCGCCAATCCCTCGCCGAGGGCGCTGCGGAAGGAGGCGGTGAGCGCGTCCACGGTCTCCTCGCGCCATCCCTCGGCGCGCACGAGATTCACCACCAGCCGCGAGACATCCTCCTGGACGACCTGGAGCTGCCCGATGCCGGGGTAGCGGGTCAGCGTGTTCTCGATCAGGGAGATACCGGCCACGCGGCTGCCGTCTGCCGCGACGAGGAAATCGGCAACCCGACCGGTGACCGCACGCAGCAGGGGATACGGGCGCCCGCACGCGCAAGGCGCGTCGTGCAGCACGCCGCGGTCTCCGACCTCGTAGCGCAGCATGGGCATGCCGAAGTTGACGAACTCGGTGATCACCAGGCGTCCGTCCTCGCCGGGGGCGCAGGGCGAGCCGTCGTCGCGGAGCACCTCGACGGCCGCGTGCTCGGCGTTGACATGGAGGCCCGCATGCCGCTCGCATTCGCAGGCGATCAGGCTCACCTCCTCGCAGCCGTAACGATTGGTGACGGGCCGCTCGAACACGCGCTCGATCACTTCCCGCTCGGGTTGGAGCAGCATCATGCTCGTGGCGACGATGCCCGCGGGGCGGAGCTCGATGCCCATCGCCTCGGTCATCTCCGCCAGCAGGAAGATGGAATGGGCGTGACCGAACAGCAGGCCCGGGCGCAAGCGCCGCCACGCGGCCGCGAACCCGCGCACCGCGGCCTCGTCCAGCCGCATCGTGTCCAGATAGAGGATACGGTCCTTCAGGGCGGCACGCAGGCGGTTGCGCCAGCTGGCCGGTGTCGGGGGGTTGCCCCAGACCGCCGCGACCGGCTGTCCCGGGCGCCACCCGCTCCAGGTGTCGGCCAGCAGGGCCGCGCCGTTGCGGCGCTGTACGCCGCGCACGTCGCAGAAGACCAGCAGGGCCGTGCCGGTCGAACCGCCGGTCCTGGCCGGCACCAGGTCGTCACGGTCGAACGCCTCCGAGAGGATCTCGTCCAGATTGTCTCGGACCTCGGTCTTGGTCAGCAAGGGTAGGCGCGCCAGGTCGTCTACGACCCGCACCACGGCGGGATCGATGCCGGCGGCGGCGAAACGACGCCGGTAGAAGGGAGAGGTTGCGACTGCATGCCGGACCACCCGGTTGAGACGGATGCCGCGCCGCCGCGCCAGGGCGGCGGGGGCGTCGTACTGGTCCAGGGCCAGGCGGTGGAAGGTGCGCAGGCGCACGCTCCGTTCGTAGAGGTCCCAGGCGGGCTCCACGATCCGGCCGACGATC
Proteins encoded in this window:
- a CDS encoding phenylacetate--CoA ligase family protein, which translates into the protein MSTPPRLPDWIVGRIVEPAWDLYERSVRLRTFHRLALDQYDAPAALARRRGIRLNRVVRHAVATSPFYRRRFAAAGIDPAVVRVVDDLARLPLLTKTEVRDNLDEILSEAFDRDDLVPARTGGSTGTALLVFCDVRGVQRRNGAALLADTWSGWRPGQPVAAVWGNPPTPASWRNRLRAALKDRILYLDTMRLDEAAVRGFAAAWRRLRPGLLFGHAHSIFLLAEMTEAMGIELRPAGIVATSMMLLQPEREVIERVFERPVTNRYGCEEVSLIACECERHAGLHVNAEHAAVEVLRDDGSPCAPGEDGRLVITEFVNFGMPMLRYEVGDRGVLHDAPCACGRPYPLLRAVTGRVADFLVAADGSRVAGISLIENTLTRYPGIGQLQVVQEDVSRLVVNLVRAEGWREETVDALTASFRSALGEGLAVELRYLERIPSEPNGKYRFSICRVGGGGAS